One window of the Mycobacterium sp. SVM_VP21 genome contains the following:
- a CDS encoding type II toxin-antitoxin system PemK/MazF family toxin has protein sequence MRGDVYRLRAPKDSRGHEQSGSRYAVVVQSDDLPLSTWIVAPTSTGRRAASFRPEIEIGGGTTRVLVEQLTVIDPQQRLGEFVGRLSTGELQDVDTALRSVLALD, from the coding sequence GTGCGTGGTGACGTGTACCGCCTGCGGGCCCCCAAGGATTCACGCGGTCACGAGCAGTCCGGGTCGCGCTACGCGGTCGTGGTGCAGTCCGACGATCTTCCGCTGTCCACCTGGATCGTCGCGCCAACCTCGACCGGCCGTCGCGCGGCCTCGTTCCGCCCAGAGATTGAGATCGGCGGCGGCACAACCCGCGTCCTGGTCGAACAACTCACCGTGATCGATCCGCAGCAGCGCCTCGGCGAATTCGTCGGACGGTTGAGCACCGGCGAGCTGCAGGACGTCGACACCGCCCTGCGCTCGGTGCTGGCACTGGACTGA
- the argF gene encoding ornithine carbamoyltransferase, which translates to MIRHFLRDDDVTPAEQAEILSLAAELKAEPFSYRPLEGPRGVAVIFDKNSTRTRFSFEIGIAQLGGHAVVVDGRSTQLGRDETLEDTGQVLSRYVDAIVWRTFAQDRLTAMASTATVPIVNALSDEFHPCQVLADLQTIAERKGALKGLRLTYLGDGANNMAHSLMLGGVTAGVHVTIAAPEGFTPDPAVVAAAQARAADTGASVTLTADAAKAAAGADVLVTDTWTSMGQEGDGLDRVAPFRPFQINDELVGLADPEVTVLHCLPAHRGDEITDAVIDGPRSAVWDEAENRLHAQKALLVWLLERSR; encoded by the coding sequence ATGATCCGTCACTTTCTGCGCGACGACGATGTCACCCCGGCCGAGCAGGCCGAGATCCTCTCTCTGGCAGCGGAACTGAAGGCCGAGCCGTTCAGCTACCGGCCGCTGGAGGGCCCCCGCGGTGTCGCGGTGATCTTCGACAAGAACTCCACCCGCACCCGGTTCTCCTTCGAGATCGGCATCGCCCAGCTCGGCGGGCACGCCGTCGTCGTCGACGGCCGCTCCACCCAGCTGGGCCGCGACGAGACCTTGGAAGACACCGGGCAGGTGCTCTCGCGCTACGTCGACGCCATCGTGTGGCGCACGTTCGCCCAGGACCGGCTGACCGCGATGGCCTCCACGGCTACCGTGCCGATCGTCAACGCGCTCTCCGATGAGTTCCACCCCTGTCAGGTGCTGGCCGACCTGCAGACCATCGCCGAACGCAAAGGCGCCCTCAAAGGTTTGCGACTGACCTATCTCGGGGACGGCGCCAACAACATGGCGCACTCGCTGATGCTCGGCGGCGTCACCGCCGGAGTGCACGTCACGATCGCCGCCCCGGAGGGCTTCACCCCCGATCCCGCCGTGGTTGCCGCTGCGCAGGCACGCGCCGCCGACACCGGCGCGTCGGTCACGCTGACCGCCGATGCGGCCAAAGCCGCGGCCGGCGCCGACGTGCTGGTCACCGACACCTGGACCTCGATGGGCCAGGAGGGCGACGGCCTGGATCGGGTGGCGCCGTTTCGGCCGTTCCAGATCAACGACGAACTCGTCGGCCTGGCCGACCCGGAAGTCACGGTGCTGCACTGCCTTCCGGCGCACCGCGGCGACGAGATCACCGACGCGGTGATCGACGGGCCGCGCAGCGCGGTGTGGGACGAGGCCGAGAACCGCCTGCACGCGCAGAAGGCGCTGTTGGTGTGGTTGCTGGAACGGTCACGATGA
- the pheS gene encoding phenylalanine--tRNA ligase subunit alpha: protein MGEQPVDPSVVSDATLTSALQAAQAAFTAAADLDALAHAKTEHLGDKARLALARQALAKLDKADRADAGKRVNAVRTDAQRAYDERLAALRAERDAAVLAAESIDVTLPSARKPVGARHPITMLAEHVADTFVAMGWELAEGPEVEAEHFNFDALNFPVDHPARSDSDTFHIAPAGSRQLLRTHTSPVQIRALLARELPVYVVSIGRTFRTDELDATHTPVFHQVEGLAVDRGLTMAHLRGTLDAFAQSEFGPATRTRFRPHFFPFTEPSAEVDIWFEGKKGGPGWVEWGGCGMVHPNVLRAVGIDPAEYSGFAFGMGLERTLQFRNGIPDMRDMVEGDVRFSLPFGVGA, encoded by the coding sequence GTGGGCGAACAACCAGTCGACCCGTCCGTCGTCTCCGACGCGACCCTGACCTCGGCGCTACAGGCGGCGCAGGCCGCCTTCACTGCGGCCGCCGACCTGGATGCGCTGGCCCACGCCAAAACCGAGCACCTCGGTGACAAGGCGCGGCTGGCGCTGGCACGCCAAGCGTTGGCCAAGCTCGACAAAGCCGACCGCGCCGACGCGGGCAAGCGGGTCAACGCCGTCCGGACCGACGCCCAGCGGGCGTACGACGAGCGCCTGGCGGCGCTGCGCGCCGAACGTGACGCTGCCGTGCTGGCCGCCGAGAGCATCGATGTCACCTTGCCCTCGGCCCGCAAGCCCGTCGGTGCGCGGCACCCCATCACCATGCTGGCCGAACACGTCGCCGACACCTTCGTCGCCATGGGCTGGGAACTGGCCGAGGGCCCCGAGGTCGAAGCCGAACACTTCAACTTCGACGCGCTGAACTTCCCGGTCGACCACCCCGCGCGCAGCGACTCCGACACCTTCCACATCGCCCCGGCCGGATCGCGGCAACTGCTGCGCACTCACACCTCCCCGGTGCAGATCCGGGCCCTGCTGGCCCGTGAACTGCCGGTCTACGTCGTATCGATCGGGCGGACCTTCCGCACCGACGAGCTCGACGCCACGCACACCCCGGTGTTCCACCAGGTCGAAGGCCTGGCGGTCGACCGCGGCCTGACCATGGCGCACCTGCGCGGCACCCTGGACGCCTTCGCCCAATCCGAGTTCGGGCCGGCGACGCGCACCCGGTTCCGGCCGCATTTCTTCCCGTTCACCGAGCCGTCGGCCGAAGTCGACATCTGGTTTGAGGGCAAGAAGGGCGGACCCGGCTGGGTCGAGTGGGGCGGCTGCGGAATGGTGCACCCCAACGTGCTGCGCGCGGTGGGCATCGACCCGGCCGAATACTCCGGCTTCGCCTTCGGCATGGGATTGGAGCGAACCCTGCAGTTCCGCAACGGAATCCCCGACATGCGCGACATGGTCGAGGGCGACGTCCGGTTCTCCCTGCCGTTCGGGGTGGGTGCCTGA
- a CDS encoding NAD(P)/FAD-dependent oxidoreductase translates to MTETYDVVVLGAGPVGENVADRVRAAGLSVAVVERELAGGECSYWACVPSKALLRPVLALADARRVDGAREAVSAPVDAAAVFKRRNYYVGDWDDSGQADWIEGIGAALVRGHGRLDGPRRVVVTTDGGDVTLTARHAVVVCTGTRAALPDLPGMAEARPWTNREATEASSVPGRLAVVGAGGVGVEMATAWQGLGSAVTLLVRGSGLLPRMEPFVGEYVARGLADSGVDVRTGVSVARLARDADGPVRLELTDGSELEVDEILFATGRTPLTGDIGLETVGLTPGNWLEVDDTCRVTAVDEGWLYACGDANHRALLTHEGKYQARIAGAAIGARAAGTSLDTAPWGVHAATADHHAVPQVFFTDPEAAAVGLTAEQADRAGHRVQVVDVEIGDAVTGAKLHADGYRGRARMVVDADELVLLGVAFVGPGVSELLHSATIAVAGRVPISRLWHAVPCFPTISEIWLRLLEAYRDAGAA, encoded by the coding sequence ATGACCGAAACCTATGACGTCGTCGTCCTTGGCGCCGGACCGGTCGGGGAGAACGTCGCCGACCGCGTCCGCGCCGCCGGGCTGAGTGTGGCGGTCGTGGAACGTGAACTGGCCGGCGGCGAGTGTTCCTATTGGGCCTGCGTGCCCAGCAAGGCCCTGCTGCGGCCGGTGCTCGCCCTCGCCGACGCCCGCCGGGTGGACGGCGCCCGCGAAGCCGTCAGCGCGCCGGTCGACGCCGCCGCGGTATTCAAGCGCCGCAACTACTACGTGGGGGACTGGGACGACTCCGGGCAGGCCGACTGGATCGAGGGGATCGGCGCGGCGCTGGTACGCGGCCACGGCCGCCTGGACGGGCCACGACGGGTGGTCGTCACCACCGACGGTGGCGATGTGACCCTGACCGCCCGGCACGCCGTCGTCGTCTGCACCGGCACCCGCGCGGCCCTGCCGGATCTGCCGGGGATGGCCGAAGCCCGTCCGTGGACCAATCGCGAAGCCACCGAGGCCAGCTCGGTGCCTGGCCGCCTCGCCGTGGTCGGGGCCGGCGGGGTGGGCGTTGAAATGGCCACGGCCTGGCAGGGATTGGGCTCGGCGGTGACTCTGCTGGTGCGCGGATCGGGCTTGTTGCCGCGAATGGAGCCGTTCGTGGGCGAATACGTCGCCCGCGGGCTGGCCGACTCCGGTGTCGACGTGCGCACGGGTGTGTCGGTCGCCCGGCTTGCGCGTGACGCCGACGGCCCGGTGCGCTTGGAGCTGACCGACGGGAGCGAACTAGAGGTCGACGAAATCCTGTTCGCCACCGGCCGCACCCCGCTCACCGGCGACATCGGCCTGGAAACCGTCGGCCTGACTCCCGGCAACTGGCTGGAGGTCGACGACACCTGCCGGGTGACCGCCGTCGACGAAGGGTGGCTGTATGCGTGCGGCGACGCCAATCACCGGGCACTGCTGACCCACGAGGGCAAATATCAGGCACGCATTGCCGGCGCCGCGATCGGAGCCCGGGCGGCTGGGACGTCGCTGGACACCGCGCCGTGGGGCGTGCACGCCGCCACCGCAGACCATCACGCCGTGCCGCAGGTCTTCTTCACCGACCCCGAAGCGGCCGCCGTCGGGCTCACCGCCGAGCAGGCCGACCGGGCCGGCCACCGGGTGCAGGTGGTGGACGTAGAGATCGGTGACGCGGTGACGGGCGCAAAGCTGCACGCCGACGGCTACCGCGGGCGGGCGCGCATGGTGGTCGACGCCGACGAATTGGTCCTGCTCGGCGTGGCATTCGTCGGCCCCGGCGTGTCCGAATTGCTGCATTCGGCCACCATCGCCGTCGCCGGCCGGGTGCCGATCAGTCGGCTGTGGCACGCCGTGCCGTGTTTCCCGACGATCAGCGAGATCTGGCTGCGCCTGTTGGAGGCCTACCGCGATGCCGGCGCGGCCTGA
- a CDS encoding acetylornithine transaminase: MSLQDRWEAVMMNNYGTPPLALVSGDGAVVTDESGKSYVDLLGGIAVNVLGHRHPAVIEAVTIQLNTLGHTSNLYATEPGIALAEGLVDHLGAPARVFFCNSGTEANEVAFKMTRLTGKTKIVAAQGAFHGRTMGSLALTGQPDKQAPFEPLPGEVIHVPYGDAKALAEAVDSGTAAVFLEPIMGEGGVVTPPAGYLAEARGITAAHGALLVLDEVQTGIGRTGAFYAHQHDGITPDIITLAKGLGGGLPIGACLAVGAAGDLLTPGLHGSTFGGNPVCTAAALAVLRALADGDLITRAATLGKTLSHGIEELGHPLVDYVRGKGLLAGVVLTEPKAKAVELAARDAGFLVNAAAAGVVRLAPPLIVTEEQIGSFITALPGILDTAQEAAS; the protein is encoded by the coding sequence ATGAGCCTGCAAGACCGCTGGGAAGCGGTGATGATGAACAACTACGGCACCCCGCCGCTGGCACTGGTCAGCGGCGACGGCGCGGTGGTGACCGACGAATCCGGCAAGAGCTATGTCGATCTGCTCGGCGGCATCGCGGTCAACGTGCTCGGCCACCGCCACCCGGCGGTGATCGAGGCCGTCACCATCCAGCTGAACACGTTGGGCCACACCTCGAATCTGTATGCGACCGAGCCGGGCATCGCCCTGGCCGAGGGCCTGGTCGACCACCTCGGTGCGCCGGCGCGGGTGTTCTTCTGCAACTCTGGGACCGAGGCCAACGAAGTCGCCTTCAAGATGACCCGGCTCACCGGCAAGACCAAGATCGTTGCCGCCCAAGGGGCATTCCACGGCCGGACCATGGGCTCGTTGGCGTTGACCGGCCAACCGGACAAGCAGGCACCGTTCGAGCCGCTGCCCGGTGAGGTCATCCACGTGCCCTACGGGGATGCCAAGGCGTTGGCGGAGGCGGTCGATTCGGGCACCGCCGCGGTGTTTTTGGAGCCGATCATGGGGGAGGGCGGCGTCGTCACCCCGCCCGCCGGCTACCTGGCCGAGGCCCGCGGCATCACCGCCGCCCACGGCGCCCTGCTGGTGCTCGACGAGGTCCAGACCGGGATCGGGCGCACCGGCGCCTTCTACGCCCACCAGCATGACGGCATCACCCCCGACATCATCACGTTGGCCAAGGGCCTGGGCGGTGGGCTGCCGATCGGTGCCTGCCTGGCGGTCGGTGCGGCCGGTGACCTGTTGACCCCGGGCTTGCACGGCAGCACCTTCGGCGGCAACCCGGTGTGCACCGCGGCCGCGCTGGCGGTGCTGCGGGCGCTGGCCGACGGTGACCTGATCACCCGGGCCGCCACGCTCGGCAAGACGCTGAGCCACGGCATCGAAGAACTGGGCCATCCGCTGGTCGATTACGTTCGCGGCAAGGGCCTGCTGGCCGGTGTGGTGCTCACCGAGCCCAAGGCCAAGGCCGTCGAACTGGCTGCCCGCGACGCGGGCTTCCTGGTCAACGCCGCCGCGGCAGGGGTGGTCCGGTTGGCGCCGCCGCTGATCGTCACCGAGGAGCAGATCGGCAGCTTCATCACCGCCCTGCCAGGGATCCTCGACACCGCGCAGGAGGCTGCATCATGA
- the argC gene encoding N-acetyl-gamma-glutamyl-phosphate reductase gives MQNRRVTKAIKVAVAGASGYAGGEILRLLLGHPANADGRLSIGALTAAGNVGSTLGEQHPHLVPLADRVLESTEVDTLAGHDVVFLGLPHGHSAVLAEQLDDDTLVVDCGADFRLGDRGDWERFYGSAHAGTWPYGLPELPGGRDKLINARRIAVPGCYPTAALLALFPAVAAGLVEPDVTVVAVSGTSGAGKAAKVDLLGSEVIGSARAYNIGGAHRHTPEISQGLRAVTHRDVSVAFVPVLIPASRGILATCTAKTTASLSELRAVYEKAYHDEPFVHLLPEGQLPKTGSVIGSNAAHLAVAVDEDASTFIAIAAIDNLVKGTGGAAVQAMNLALGWPETEGLSVVGVAP, from the coding sequence ATGCAGAATCGCCGAGTGACCAAAGCGATCAAAGTGGCGGTGGCTGGTGCCAGCGGCTACGCCGGCGGGGAGATCCTGCGGCTGCTGCTCGGGCACCCCGCCAATGCGGACGGCCGGCTGAGCATCGGCGCGCTGACCGCCGCTGGCAATGTCGGCAGCACCCTGGGCGAACAACATCCGCATCTGGTGCCGCTGGCCGACCGCGTCCTCGAATCGACCGAGGTCGACACCCTGGCCGGACACGACGTGGTGTTCCTCGGTCTGCCGCACGGGCATTCGGCGGTACTGGCCGAACAGCTTGACGACGACACCCTGGTGGTCGACTGCGGCGCGGACTTCCGGCTGGGCGATCGAGGCGACTGGGAACGCTTCTACGGCTCGGCGCATGCCGGCACCTGGCCCTACGGCTTGCCGGAGCTGCCCGGTGGTCGTGACAAACTCATCAACGCCCGGCGGATCGCGGTGCCGGGCTGCTACCCGACCGCGGCGCTGCTGGCGCTGTTCCCGGCCGTCGCCGCCGGACTGGTGGAACCCGACGTCACCGTGGTCGCCGTCAGCGGCACTTCCGGTGCCGGCAAGGCCGCCAAGGTCGACCTGCTCGGTTCGGAGGTCATCGGATCGGCGCGGGCCTACAACATCGGTGGCGCCCACCGGCACACCCCGGAGATCAGCCAAGGGCTGCGCGCGGTCACCCACCGCGACGTCAGCGTCGCGTTCGTGCCGGTGCTGATCCCGGCCTCGCGGGGAATCCTGGCCACCTGCACCGCCAAGACCACAGCGTCGCTGTCCGAACTGCGCGCGGTGTACGAAAAGGCCTACCACGACGAGCCGTTCGTGCACCTGCTGCCCGAAGGCCAGCTGCCCAAGACCGGATCGGTGATCGGCAGCAACGCCGCCCACCTCGCGGTCGCCGTCGACGAGGACGCCTCGACGTTCATCGCGATCGCGGCGATCGACAACCTGGTCAAGGGCACCGGTGGCGCAGCCGTGCAGGCGATGAACCTGGCGCTGGGCTGGCCGGAGACCGAAGGACTTTCCGTCGTAGGAGTGGCGCCGTGA
- the argB gene encoding acetylglutamate kinase → MTEQLSTRVKAQVLAEALPWLKQLHGKIVVVKYGGNAMTDDTLKHAFAADMAFLRNCGIHPVVVHGGGPQISAMLKKLGIEGDFKGGFRVTTPEVLEVARMVLFGQVGRELVGLINAHGPYAVGITGEDAALFTAVRRSVNVDGVATDIGLVGDVDRVNTAAVLDLIAAGRIPVVSTLAPDPDGVVHNINADTAAAALAEALAAEKLLMLTDVDGLYTDWPNRDSLVSEIDTATLEQLLPSLESGMIPKVEACLRAVRGGVPSAHIIDGRVEHCVLVELFTHAGTGTKVVNP, encoded by the coding sequence ATGACCGAACAACTCAGCACGCGAGTCAAGGCCCAGGTACTGGCCGAAGCCCTGCCGTGGCTCAAGCAACTTCACGGCAAGATCGTCGTCGTCAAGTACGGCGGCAACGCCATGACCGACGACACCCTCAAGCACGCGTTCGCCGCTGACATGGCCTTCCTGCGCAACTGCGGCATCCACCCGGTGGTGGTGCACGGCGGTGGTCCGCAGATCAGCGCCATGCTCAAGAAGCTCGGCATCGAAGGTGACTTCAAGGGCGGATTCCGGGTCACCACACCGGAAGTGCTCGAAGTGGCGCGCATGGTGCTGTTCGGTCAGGTCGGCCGCGAACTCGTCGGCCTGATCAACGCGCACGGCCCGTACGCGGTCGGCATCACCGGCGAGGACGCCGCGCTGTTTACCGCGGTGCGGCGCAGCGTCAACGTCGACGGGGTCGCCACCGACATCGGGCTGGTCGGCGACGTCGACCGGGTCAACACCGCCGCGGTGCTGGACCTGATTGCCGCGGGCCGGATTCCGGTGGTCTCCACCCTGGCACCCGACCCCGACGGGGTGGTGCACAACATCAACGCCGACACCGCCGCGGCCGCGTTGGCCGAAGCGCTGGCCGCCGAGAAGCTGTTGATGCTCACCGATGTCGACGGCCTCTACACCGACTGGCCCAACCGCGACTCGCTGGTCAGCGAGATCGACACCGCGACGTTGGAGCAACTGTTGCCGAGCCTGGAGTCCGGCATGATCCCCAAAGTCGAAGCCTGCCTGCGTGCCGTGCGCGGTGGGGTGCCCAGCGCCCACATCATCGACGGCCGCGTCGAACACTGCGTGCTGGTCGAGCTATTCACCCACGCCGGCACCGGAACCAAGGTGGTAAACCCATGA
- the pheT gene encoding phenylalanine--tRNA ligase subunit beta — protein sequence MRIPYSWLKEALVAGAPGCSDITPDELEQALLRVGHEVEGVHTLGPVTGPFKVGRVVEIEELTEFKKPIRACRVDVGEAEPRDIVCGASNFAVGDLVAVALPGAVLPGDFAIASRKTYGRTSDGMICSASEIRLNTDHSGILVLPEGTAEPGADAAAVLGLDDVVYELAITPDRGYCMSVRGLARDIANALDLDFVDPASREVVPALPAEGEAWPLSVQPGTGVRRFALRSVTGIDPAAVSPWWLQRRLALCGIRAISPAVDATNYVMVELGHPMHAHDRARITGGFDVRFAAAGETVTTLDDIERKLEPVDVLIVDDVATAAIGGVMGSGSTEMRDDSTDVLLEAAIWDPAAVSRTARRLHLPSEAARRYERSVDPAISVAVLDRCASLLAEIAGGVIGTGLTDWRGDPPVERWNPAPVQIAADLPDRTAGVSYPEGTTVRRLTQIGCEVAATGDVLTVTPPSWRPDLRQPADLVEEVLRLEGLESIPSVLPTAPAGRGLSATQRRRRAIGKSLALAGYVEVLTTPFLPAGVFDTWGLADDDPRRATVSVLNPLEADRPQLASTLLPSLLEALARNVSRGMNDVALFAIAQVVQSVGPAEFPAVTPARRPTDTEIAGIDAALPRQPQHIAVALTGLAEPRGPWGPGRPVEAADAIEAARVIARASGVEVTLRSAAYLPWHPGRCAEVLVGETVIGHAGQLHPAVIERAGLPQGTCAVELNLDSIGVSTALPAPRVSPFPAVFQDLALVVDEKVTAQSVADAVREGAGELLEDIALFDVYTGPQVGEGRKSLAFALRFRAADRTLTEDEASAARDAAVARAGEAVGAALRG from the coding sequence ATGCGTATTCCCTACAGCTGGTTGAAAGAAGCCCTGGTTGCCGGTGCGCCGGGCTGCTCAGATATCACCCCCGACGAACTCGAGCAGGCGCTGCTGCGGGTCGGCCACGAGGTCGAGGGCGTGCACACCCTGGGCCCGGTCACCGGGCCGTTCAAGGTCGGCCGAGTCGTCGAGATCGAGGAACTCACCGAGTTCAAGAAGCCGATCCGGGCCTGCCGCGTCGACGTCGGCGAGGCCGAGCCGCGCGACATCGTCTGCGGTGCCAGCAATTTCGCCGTCGGCGACTTGGTCGCCGTGGCTCTGCCCGGCGCGGTGCTGCCCGGTGATTTCGCGATTGCCTCCCGCAAGACCTACGGCCGCACCTCCGACGGCATGATCTGCTCGGCGTCCGAAATACGGCTGAACACCGATCATTCCGGCATCTTGGTGCTGCCGGAAGGCACGGCCGAACCCGGTGCGGACGCCGCGGCAGTGCTGGGTCTCGACGACGTGGTCTACGAGCTGGCCATCACCCCCGACCGCGGCTATTGCATGTCGGTGCGGGGGCTGGCACGCGACATCGCCAACGCGCTGGACCTGGACTTCGTAGACCCGGCCTCCCGCGAGGTAGTGCCGGCACTGCCCGCCGAAGGTGAGGCGTGGCCGCTGAGTGTGCAACCCGGCACGGGGGTGCGCCGCTTCGCGCTGCGCAGCGTCACCGGTATCGACCCGGCGGCGGTCTCGCCGTGGTGGCTGCAACGCCGCCTGGCGCTGTGCGGCATCCGGGCGATCTCCCCGGCCGTCGACGCCACCAACTACGTCATGGTCGAACTCGGCCACCCGATGCACGCCCACGACCGGGCCCGCATCACCGGCGGCTTCGACGTCCGCTTCGCCGCGGCCGGCGAGACCGTCACCACCTTGGATGACATCGAACGCAAACTGGAACCGGTCGACGTGCTGATCGTCGATGACGTCGCCACGGCCGCGATCGGCGGCGTGATGGGCTCGGGCAGCACTGAAATGCGCGACGACTCAACCGATGTGCTGCTGGAGGCCGCGATCTGGGACCCGGCTGCGGTGTCGCGGACCGCGCGGCGGCTGCACCTGCCCAGCGAGGCGGCCCGCCGCTACGAGCGCTCCGTGGACCCGGCCATTTCGGTGGCCGTGCTGGATCGCTGCGCGAGCCTGCTGGCCGAGATCGCCGGGGGAGTCATCGGTACCGGTCTGACCGACTGGCGCGGTGACCCGCCGGTCGAGCGCTGGAACCCCGCGCCGGTGCAGATCGCCGCGGACCTGCCGGACCGCACCGCGGGGGTCAGCTACCCCGAGGGCACCACCGTGCGGCGGCTGACCCAGATCGGCTGCGAGGTGGCCGCGACCGGTGACGTATTGACCGTCACCCCACCGAGTTGGCGCCCGGACCTGCGTCAGCCCGCCGACCTGGTCGAGGAGGTGCTGCGCCTCGAGGGGCTGGAGTCCATCCCGTCGGTGCTGCCGACCGCACCGGCCGGACGTGGGCTCAGCGCCACCCAGCGCCGCCGCCGCGCGATCGGCAAGTCGCTGGCCCTGGCCGGCTACGTCGAGGTGCTTACCACGCCGTTCCTGCCCGCCGGGGTCTTCGACACCTGGGGGCTGGCCGACGACGACCCGCGTCGCGCCACGGTGTCGGTGCTCAACCCGCTGGAGGCCGACCGGCCCCAGCTGGCCAGCACGCTGCTGCCCAGCCTGCTGGAAGCCTTGGCCCGCAACGTGTCTCGCGGCATGAATGACGTCGCACTGTTCGCGATCGCACAGGTGGTGCAGTCGGTGGGGCCGGCCGAGTTCCCGGCCGTCACGCCCGCCCGGCGCCCGACCGACACCGAGATCGCCGGGATCGACGCCGCCCTGCCGCGCCAGCCGCAGCACATCGCGGTCGCGCTGACCGGCCTGGCCGAACCCCGTGGACCGTGGGGCCCGGGTCGGCCGGTGGAAGCCGCCGACGCCATCGAGGCGGCACGGGTGATCGCCCGCGCCAGCGGCGTCGAGGTCACGCTGCGCTCCGCGGCCTACCTGCCGTGGCACCCGGGCCGCTGCGCCGAGGTGCTCGTCGGCGAGACCGTGATCGGTCACGCCGGCCAGCTGCATCCCGCCGTCATCGAACGCGCCGGCCTGCCCCAGGGCACCTGCGCGGTCGAGCTGAACCTGGACTCCATCGGAGTGTCCACGGCGTTGCCGGCTCCCCGAGTGTCGCCGTTCCCGGCGGTCTTCCAGGACCTGGCCCTGGTGGTCGATGAGAAGGTGACCGCCCAATCGGTGGCCGACGCGGTGCGCGAGGGCGCCGGTGAGCTGCTGGAGGACATCGCGCTGTTCGACGTCTACACCGGCCCGCAGGTCGGCGAGGGCCGCAAGTCGCTGGCGTTCGCGCTGCGCTTTAGGGCCGCCGATCGCACGCTGACCGAGGACGAGGCGAGTGCGGCCCGCGACGCCGCGGTCGCCCGCGCCGGCGAAGCCGTCGGCGCCGCCCTGCGGGGGTAA
- the argJ gene encoding bifunctional glutamate N-acetyltransferase/amino-acid acetyltransferase ArgJ: MSDNVRLVREQGVTAPGGFRAAGIAAGIKVSGNPDLALVFNEGPDYAAAGVFTSNQVKAAPVQWSRQVLKAGRLRAVILNSGGANACTGPGGFQDTHTTAEAVAAALSEWGTETGAAEVAVCSTGLIGDRLPMDKLLAGVTEVVQAMAGGLVGGDEAARAIMTTDTVPKQVALHHKGDWTVGGMAKGAGMLAPSLATMLVVLTTDAKVDAQALDIALRRATAVTFDRLDIDGSCSTNDTVLLLSSGASEITPSQDELDAAVLAVCDDLCAQLQADAEGVTKRVSITVSGAASDADALIAARIVARDSLVKTALFGSDPNWGRVLAAVGMVPFTIDPDRITVSFNGFPVFQGGAPMPGAREVDLSGPDIHVTVELNLGSGQAKVRTTDLSHAYVEENSAYSS, translated from the coding sequence GTGAGTGACAACGTTCGGCTGGTGCGGGAGCAGGGTGTCACCGCACCCGGAGGGTTCCGGGCCGCCGGAATCGCCGCCGGCATCAAGGTTTCCGGGAATCCGGACCTGGCACTGGTGTTCAACGAGGGCCCGGATTACGCTGCGGCCGGCGTGTTCACCAGCAACCAGGTCAAGGCGGCGCCGGTGCAGTGGAGCCGGCAGGTGCTCAAAGCCGGCCGGCTGCGGGCGGTGATCCTCAACTCCGGCGGTGCCAACGCCTGCACTGGGCCGGGCGGTTTCCAAGACACCCACACCACGGCCGAAGCCGTCGCGGCGGCACTATCGGAGTGGGGCACCGAGACCGGTGCGGCCGAGGTCGCGGTCTGCTCCACCGGTCTGATCGGTGACCGGCTGCCGATGGACAAGCTGCTGGCCGGTGTTACCGAGGTGGTACAGGCCATGGCCGGCGGCCTGGTCGGCGGAGACGAAGCCGCCCGCGCCATCATGACCACCGATACCGTCCCCAAACAGGTTGCGCTGCACCACAAGGGAGACTGGACCGTGGGCGGCATGGCCAAGGGCGCCGGCATGTTGGCACCATCGTTGGCCACCATGCTGGTGGTGCTGACCACAGACGCCAAGGTCGACGCCCAGGCCCTGGACATCGCCCTGCGCCGGGCCACCGCGGTGACGTTCGACCGGCTCGACATCGACGGCAGCTGCTCCACCAACGACACGGTGCTGCTGCTGTCATCGGGCGCCAGCGAGATCACACCCAGCCAAGACGAGCTCGACGCCGCGGTGTTGGCTGTCTGCGACGACCTGTGCGCCCAGCTTCAAGCTGACGCCGAGGGTGTCACCAAGCGGGTGTCGATCACCGTCAGCGGCGCGGCCAGCGACGCCGACGCGCTGATCGCCGCACGGATCGTGGCCCGCGACAGCTTGGTCAAGACCGCGCTGTTCGGCTCGGACCCCAACTGGGGACGGGTGCTGGCCGCCGTGGGGATGGTCCCGTTCACCATTGACCCGGACCGGATCACGGTGTCGTTCAACGGCTTCCCGGTCTTCCAGGGCGGCGCGCCGATGCCGGGTGCCAGGGAAGTCGATCTATCCGGGCCGGACATCCACGTGACCGTGGAGCTCAACCTGGGCAGCGGGCAGGCCAAGGTGCGCACCACCGACCTGTCGCACGCCTACGTCGAAGAGAACTCCGCGTATAGCTCATGA